In the genome of Magnolia sinica isolate HGM2019 chromosome 2, MsV1, whole genome shotgun sequence, one region contains:
- the LOC131230973 gene encoding uncharacterized protein LOC131230973 isoform X2, with amino-acid sequence MWGKAMMLRNAAGSLGFRLNQNSRWSHTAALQAPLERVMDLKNETESVGKSGNKQSMEAPHFGFGGSMELMAVPKKKVSPYKRGLRNGPKALKPVPVIMRCRSCGRVKLPHFYCCSGDRGSSERKDSSS; translated from the exons ATGTGGGGGAAGGCAATGATGTTAAGAAACGCAGCGGGGAGTTTGGGGTTTAGGTTAAACCAAAACAGTAGGTGGAGCCATACGGCAGCTCTCCAGGCACCCTTGGAGAGGGTGATGGACCTAAAGAATGAAACTGAATCCGTTGGAAAGTCGGGAAATAAGCAATCAATGGAAGCTCCCCATTTCGGTTTTGGTGGTTCCATGGAGCTTATGGCCGTTCCAAAGAAAAAG GTTTCTCCTTATAAGAGAGGCTTAAGAAATGGTCCGAAGGCTTTGAAACCTGTTCCGGTGATCATGCGCTGCCG GAGCTGCGGCCGAGTTAAGTTGCCACATTTCTACTGTTGCAGTGGGGATAGGGGCTCCAGTGAAAGGAAAGATTCCTCTAGCTGA
- the LOC131230973 gene encoding uncharacterized protein LOC131230973 isoform X1, which yields MWGKAMMLRNAAGSLGFRLNQNSRWSHTAALQAPLERVMDLKNETESVGKSGNKQSMEAPHFGFGGSMELMAVPKKKVSPYKRGLRNGPKALKPVPVIMRCRCFEVVLGLTMNTWRAWFESAEGRIMWKMVPFAVFWSIWKERNRRIFETKVTTMEGIIFTN from the exons ATGTGGGGGAAGGCAATGATGTTAAGAAACGCAGCGGGGAGTTTGGGGTTTAGGTTAAACCAAAACAGTAGGTGGAGCCATACGGCAGCTCTCCAGGCACCCTTGGAGAGGGTGATGGACCTAAAGAATGAAACTGAATCCGTTGGAAAGTCGGGAAATAAGCAATCAATGGAAGCTCCCCATTTCGGTTTTGGTGGTTCCATGGAGCTTATGGCCGTTCCAAAGAAAAAG GTTTCTCCTTATAAGAGAGGCTTAAGAAATGGTCCGAAGGCTTTGAAACCTGTTCCGGTGATCATGCGCTGCCG GTGCTTTGAAGTGGTGTTGGGGTTAACGATGAACACCTGGAGAGCTTGGTTTGAAAGCGCAG AAGGGAGGATTATGTGGAAGATGGTCCCTTTTGCTGTTTTCTGGAGtatttggaaagaaagaaatagaaggaTCTTCGAAACTAAGGTGACAACGATGGAGGGCATCATCTTCACTAATTGA